A section of the bacterium genome encodes:
- a CDS encoding zinc-binding dehydrogenase, producing the protein MYAIQYNELGQSDVLNYVSVDKPSPKQGEVLIQLKAASLNHLDLHFRRGLPGMKSPLPHIPGSDGAGIVIENGSNSAKFNKGDRVLINPGMPCGHCQRCQNQQENLCHQYHLFGRENNGTYAQYACVPEQNLLPIPQNTDFHSAAAFALTYLTAWSMLMGKAKLKPKQKVLVMGAGSGVSCAAIQIAKHHECTVYTTASTEEKRQKAKDLLHVDACIDYTQVAIDKEIRSLTNKQGVDVIIDHVGGEQWVPLLKSARNGGKIISCGATAGFDPKTDLRHIFYRQVQVLGSTMGTWQEMQDVYQLFLDGHLKPIIDSVFPLKEAAKAQDKMENRQSFGKIVLAIPQ; encoded by the coding sequence ATGTACGCCATACAATACAATGAACTCGGTCAAAGTGATGTTTTAAATTATGTATCCGTTGACAAGCCTTCCCCTAAGCAAGGCGAGGTTTTAATTCAACTCAAAGCAGCTTCACTCAATCACTTGGATTTGCATTTTAGACGTGGCTTGCCCGGCATGAAAAGCCCTCTCCCCCATATTCCAGGTTCAGATGGAGCGGGGATTGTCATAGAGAATGGTTCAAACTCAGCAAAATTCAATAAAGGCGATCGTGTCTTAATCAATCCCGGGATGCCCTGTGGTCACTGCCAACGTTGCCAAAACCAACAAGAAAACCTATGCCATCAGTATCATCTTTTTGGTAGAGAAAATAATGGAACCTACGCTCAGTACGCCTGTGTACCTGAACAAAACCTCCTCCCCATACCGCAAAATACAGACTTTCACTCAGCCGCTGCATTTGCCCTGACCTACCTGACTGCTTGGAGTATGTTAATGGGTAAAGCCAAACTCAAACCCAAACAAAAAGTTCTTGTGATGGGCGCCGGCTCAGGGGTTAGCTGTGCAGCCATTCAAATTGCTAAACATCATGAATGTACGGTGTATACAACGGCCAGTACGGAAGAAAAACGGCAAAAAGCCAAAGACCTGCTTCATGTTGATGCATGCATTGACTACACACAAGTCGCCATTGATAAAGAAATTCGATCTTTGACCAACAAACAAGGCGTTGATGTTATCATTGATCACGTTGGCGGTGAGCAATGGGTTCCCCTATTAAAGTCTGCACGCAATGGCGGAAAAATCATCAGTTGTGGTGCAACTGCCGGCTTTGATCCAAAAACTGATTTGAGACATATTTTTTACAGGCAAGTTCAAGTTCTTGGATCTACCATGGGCACCTGGCAAGAAATGCAGGATGTGTATCAATTGTTTCTTGATGGACATCTCAAACCTATCATTGACTCAGTTTTTCCTCTCAAGGAAGCTGCTAAAGCCCAAGATAAAATGGAAAACCGTCAAAGCTTTGGAAAGATAGTTTTAGCCATCCCTCAATAA
- the nth gene encoding endonuclease III → MRAKHKKILEQLDKLYPDPKCELDHEGPFQLLIATILSAQCTDVRVNKVTPKLFKAYPDAFAMAQAPIESIEDLIRTTGFFRNKAKSILETSQILVEQYQGKVPKTMQELIKLKGVGRKTANVILGNAFGINEGVVVDTHVGRLSRRFGFTQEKDPVKVEQDLMKLVPQKDWTIFSHWLILHGRRVCKSQRPLCNDCELAPLCPSANIA, encoded by the coding sequence ATGCGGGCTAAGCATAAAAAAATATTAGAGCAACTGGACAAGCTTTATCCAGATCCTAAGTGTGAACTTGATCATGAGGGGCCTTTTCAATTGTTGATTGCCACCATTCTTTCTGCTCAGTGTACCGATGTTAGAGTAAACAAAGTGACGCCTAAATTGTTTAAAGCCTATCCTGATGCTTTTGCTATGGCACAAGCGCCTATTGAAAGTATAGAAGACCTGATTAGAACAACTGGATTTTTTCGCAATAAAGCCAAGTCTATTTTAGAAACCTCTCAAATTTTAGTTGAACAATATCAAGGCAAGGTTCCTAAAACCATGCAAGAACTTATCAAACTAAAAGGAGTGGGTCGAAAAACAGCCAATGTCATTTTGGGTAATGCTTTTGGTATCAATGAAGGTGTGGTTGTTGACACGCATGTGGGACGACTAAGTCGACGCTTTGGCTTTACTCAAGAAAAAGATCCCGTAAAAGTTGAACAAGACTTAATGAAGTTGGTTCCACAAAAAGATTGGACCATTTTTTCACATTGGCTGATCTTACATGGACGACGCGTGTGCAAATCTCAAAGACCATTATGTAATGACTGTGAGTTAGCGCCGCTGTGTCCCAGCGCCAATATAGCCTAA
- a CDS encoding SDR family oxidoreductase has protein sequence MQKNVIITGSSSGFGFETAKKLYHEGHTIILGARRIENLKQLQSTLDDQDRCHIHTLDVQDTQSVNTFKSFVTKLNLQIDALINNAGLALGKDNLVDSEENDITTMLNTNVLGIFRMCKAFIPLLKEKKFSQIINIGSIAGHEAYPKGAGYCASKFAVKALSQSLRQELLKDNIKVCSIDPGLANTEFSYVRHKGDQQVAQETYKDLSPLQAIDIADAVSFVLNRPKHVNIDQMIIMPSQQANAHMLDRSGEIK, from the coding sequence ATGCAAAAAAACGTAATTATTACTGGCAGCTCCAGTGGCTTTGGCTTTGAAACTGCAAAAAAACTTTACCATGAAGGTCATACTATAATTTTAGGTGCTCGCCGTATTGAAAATTTAAAGCAATTGCAAAGCACTTTAGATGACCAAGACCGCTGTCATATCCACACCTTGGACGTTCAAGATACGCAAAGCGTTAATACCTTTAAAAGTTTTGTTACTAAACTTAATCTTCAGATTGATGCTCTAATAAATAATGCCGGCTTAGCTTTGGGCAAGGACAATTTAGTTGATTCAGAAGAAAACGATATTACAACCATGCTCAATACCAATGTACTTGGCATCTTTAGAATGTGTAAAGCCTTCATCCCCTTGTTAAAAGAAAAAAAGTTCTCACAAATTATTAATATTGGTTCTATTGCTGGACACGAAGCTTACCCAAAAGGCGCCGGATACTGCGCATCAAAATTTGCTGTTAAAGCTCTGAGCCAATCACTCAGACAAGAACTACTCAAAGACAACATCAAAGTGTGTTCCATTGATCCAGGCCTAGCCAATACTGAGTTTAGCTATGTCAGACATAAAGGTGATCAACAGGTTGCACAAGAAACTTATAAAGACCTCAGCCCGCTACAAGCTATTGATATTGCCGACGCCGTTTCTTTTGTTCTTAACAGGCCAAAGCATGTCAACATTGATCAAATGATCATCATGCCCAGTCAACAAGCCAATGCGCATATGCTTGATCGGAGTGGAGAAATCAAATAA
- the polX gene encoding DNA polymerase/3'-5' exonuclease PolX, which produces MSEKKQKRTVDYIVDQLKQTVFFLKLDGANVFKVRAYEKAITIIDELGDEFFPYLEQENYTDIDGIGKGLSQDIVELSSGNRSQVLLDLLKKYPESLYQLKKVKGLGSKKILKLYSELNVTSIADLEYACYEGQLSKLEGFGEKTQIKLSEQLSFLKSINNQYSYAFLLEKAQELQQELKSLDEVEDIKITGDLRRCVEVASCIELLIVTENKQLARLIKQNPRLLDVYENEGVLELTYQDIPVKLYTSSKKMAANQLFISTGSKAYLEKVHSNHLKILEQEHGSEEALFKAMNQSYCPPELRESKEEYKAEQAPQRSKDLIKDSDIQGVFHMHSTYSDGKNSLEDMVQQSIELGYHYIGISEHSQTAFYAQGLSLDTIEQQAQEIKELREKYPQIIILHGIESDILPDGQLDYPDTVLSQLDFVIASVHASMNQSEDVMTQRCLKALANPYCTMLGHPTGRVLLGRDSFKINLEAIFKKAGELGKFIEINANPKRLDLDWRYLPLAMKYNVKFMINPDAHSIEGLNHTSYGINVARKGGLSKADVINTLPVEQLKSLLNMGSLKHAG; this is translated from the coding sequence ATGTCTGAAAAGAAACAAAAAAGAACAGTTGACTACATTGTTGATCAGCTTAAACAGACTGTCTTTTTTTTAAAACTCGATGGCGCCAATGTTTTTAAAGTAAGAGCCTATGAAAAAGCCATTACTATTATTGATGAGCTAGGAGATGAGTTTTTTCCTTATCTTGAGCAGGAGAATTACACGGATATTGATGGAATTGGTAAAGGCTTGAGCCAGGATATTGTGGAGTTAAGCTCTGGCAATAGGAGTCAGGTGTTACTGGATTTATTAAAAAAGTATCCTGAAAGTTTATACCAATTAAAAAAAGTTAAAGGTTTGGGCAGTAAAAAAATATTAAAATTGTATTCAGAGTTGAATGTGACCAGTATAGCTGATTTAGAATATGCTTGTTATGAAGGGCAATTAAGCAAGCTTGAAGGCTTTGGTGAAAAAACTCAAATAAAACTATCTGAGCAGTTAAGCTTTTTAAAAAGTATCAATAACCAATACAGCTATGCTTTTTTACTTGAAAAAGCACAAGAGCTCCAACAAGAGCTTAAGAGTTTAGACGAAGTTGAAGACATCAAAATAACGGGTGATCTTAGGCGCTGTGTAGAAGTTGCATCATGCATTGAATTGCTGATTGTTACAGAAAATAAACAATTGGCTAGGCTTATCAAGCAAAACCCAAGGCTGTTGGATGTTTATGAGAATGAAGGCGTGCTTGAGCTGACCTATCAAGATATTCCAGTCAAACTCTATACAAGTTCAAAAAAAATGGCGGCCAATCAATTGTTTATAAGCACGGGCTCAAAGGCTTATCTTGAAAAGGTTCACTCAAACCACTTAAAAATACTAGAACAAGAACATGGCAGTGAAGAAGCGCTATTTAAAGCCATGAATCAGTCTTACTGTCCACCAGAGTTGAGAGAGAGTAAAGAAGAATACAAAGCTGAACAGGCTCCTCAGAGGTCAAAAGATTTAATTAAGGACAGTGATATTCAAGGTGTATTTCATATGCACAGTACTTATAGCGATGGTAAAAACAGCTTAGAAGACATGGTTCAACAGTCTATAGAGTTAGGCTATCATTACATTGGCATTTCTGAGCATAGCCAAACAGCTTTTTATGCGCAGGGTTTAAGTTTGGATACGATTGAGCAGCAAGCTCAAGAAATTAAAGAGTTGAGGGAAAAGTACCCACAGATTATAATTTTACATGGAATTGAGTCTGATATTTTGCCCGATGGTCAACTGGATTATCCAGACACTGTATTGTCTCAGCTGGATTTTGTTATTGCTTCAGTTCATGCTTCAATGAATCAAAGTGAAGACGTCATGACACAACGATGTTTAAAAGCTTTAGCCAATCCTTATTGTACCATGCTAGGTCATCCCACGGGAAGAGTCTTGCTTGGAAGGGACAGCTTTAAAATTAATTTAGAGGCCATTTTTAAAAAAGCTGGTGAGTTGGGTAAATTTATTGAGATCAATGCCAATCCTAAACGTTTGGATTTAGATTGGCGTTATTTGCCTTTAGCCATGAAGTATAACGTTAAGTTTATGATCAACCCGGATGCGCATAGCATTGAAGGCTTAAATCACACCTCTTATGGGATTAATGTAGCTAGAAAAGGTGGCTTGAGTAAGGCAGATGTAATCAACACTTTACCTGTTGAACAACTAAAATCCCTGCTTAATATGGGATCACTCAAACATGCGGGCTAA